A region from the Sphingopyxis lindanitolerans genome encodes:
- a CDS encoding ATP phosphoribosyltransferase regulatory subunit, whose amino-acid sequence MTKAPALLPEGLRDRLPQQAEAASRITRALVDAMRSHGYGRVSPPLAEFRETLGGDDDRTARDLLRFTDPVSQRTLALRPDITRQVGRIATSLLANAPRPLRLCYAGQVVKLRASQLRPAREMLQVGAELIGSDSVAAAREIVTVAIDALEAANIGPVTIDFTLPDVVDLLARGPLPVAASIASLRDALDAKDAGALVRLGAEAYLPLLRATGPFDQAIADLRVFDSADVLAARIDALEAIAAPVRGRVTLTLDPTERHGFAYQSWFGFQIFVPGQGDAVGRGGGYSIPVGEQEESAVGFSLYPDPLIDAGLGAEDDADRRIFLPLGHEPALAASLRADDWQTVAALSESDDARALGCGWRLGPDGPVEV is encoded by the coding sequence ATGACCAAGGCCCCTGCCCTGCTGCCCGAAGGCCTGCGCGACCGCCTCCCCCAACAGGCCGAGGCGGCGTCGCGCATCACGCGCGCGCTCGTCGATGCGATGCGGTCGCACGGCTATGGCCGCGTATCGCCCCCGCTCGCCGAGTTTCGCGAGACGCTCGGCGGCGATGACGACCGCACCGCGCGCGACCTCCTGCGCTTCACCGATCCGGTGTCGCAGCGCACGCTCGCGCTGCGCCCCGACATCACGCGGCAGGTCGGCCGCATCGCCACATCGCTGCTCGCCAATGCCCCGCGCCCGCTGCGCCTCTGCTACGCCGGGCAGGTCGTGAAGCTGCGCGCGAGCCAGCTTCGCCCGGCGCGCGAAATGCTCCAGGTCGGCGCCGAACTGATCGGCAGCGACAGCGTCGCCGCGGCGCGCGAGATCGTGACCGTCGCGATCGACGCGCTCGAGGCCGCGAACATCGGCCCGGTCACCATCGATTTCACCCTCCCCGACGTCGTCGATCTGCTCGCGCGCGGCCCGCTCCCGGTCGCGGCGAGCATCGCCAGCCTGCGCGACGCGCTCGACGCCAAGGACGCCGGCGCGCTCGTCCGCCTCGGCGCCGAGGCCTATCTGCCGCTGCTCCGCGCTACTGGCCCGTTCGACCAGGCGATCGCCGACCTTCGCGTCTTCGACAGCGCCGACGTCCTGGCGGCGCGGATCGACGCGCTCGAAGCCATCGCGGCGCCGGTGCGAGGCCGCGTTACGCTGACTCTCGATCCCACCGAACGCCACGGCTTCGCCTATCAAAGCTGGTTCGGTTTCCAGATTTTCGTGCCCGGTCAGGGCGACGCGGTCGGCCGCGGTGGCGGCTATTCGATTCCTGTCGGCGAACAGGAAGAATCGGCGGTCGGTTTCTCGCTCTATCCCGATCCGCTGATCGACGCAGGGCTTGGCGCCGAGGACGATGCTGACCGCCGCATCTTCCTGCCGCTCGGCCACGAGCCCGCGCTCGCGGCGAGCCTACGTGCCGACGACTGGCAGACGGTGGCGGCGCTGTCCGAAAGCGACGATGCGCGCGCGCTCGGCTGCGGCTGGCGTCTTGGTCCCGATGGGCCGGTTGAGGTCTAA